TCAATCTGGACAACACAacttgaataaaatacattgaacaTATGTGTGTGGTGATGAATTGGCAGCTGAGGTGAAAACTATCATCTGAAAggatggtgaagaggagagtgcaggcagggtggggaGGGAAGATCTATGGGTGGAGAATTAAAAGTGGCATTGAGGAAGTTTGTCAATGGGAGTGACAAGAATGGAAGCAGTGAGTGAGAGGGTTAGCGCAAGTCAATGAGGTGGTAAatgaggtcatgaagaggtgtaACAAGGATGACCAAGATAGGtttaggtggaggaggctgatggGAAATCCCAAATGAAGTCGAAGAATTCACTGGCATCCGGCAGCTTCAGAGTGATAAGGCATCTTTATTGAAGCTGGTACCTGCCTCACATTGTTAGCCATCAAACTACATTCCTCCCCGCAAACAAGAAGTTCAAATAAAAGGCAGAAAATATGGGAATGGTCCtttacatttgatttttttctggtctTCATGAGTAAAATATCTGACCACCAACAGGAAGCGCATGTGTCACAGTATCTCTTTCAACCAGGTGTCGCAAACTGTCTGTCAAAATGTCATTTGTGGATAAAAAACTGTCTTCAGAAGAGAAGCGACTGAGATCAAGAGTTTCAGGGGTCAGAAAGGACAGGACGGAAGCATCACCCCTCTCGCACTTTAGCAGCGAGGGAAGAGTTCTCCAGCCGGATGGCCTTGTAGTCCTCCAGGATCCTTTCAAGGTTAGCAACTGTTTTGTTTCCAGCTTCTGCCTCGATCTGTCGATGAGCAAAAGTGAAAGGTCAGCAGAGACACAGACCAGAGCCTCTCCCATTAAAACCAAGAATGCCATTTCTCTCTGGCGCCCACAGTCATTTCCACCTCGCTGTTCACCTTCGCTTCAGCAGTCTGTGCTCAGCAAATACCTGACAGGCGTCTTTCAAATATTCAATAATCAAACTACTGTCTAAGCCTCTGATGCACTTGTATTTCACTGGATTAACACTGCTACTCCCCGTATTCCACTGTTTCTTACTGCAAACAAATGATGATCAAACAATCCTCAACTGGAGTTTCTCACGTAACTGATCTTTATAAACTCCTTGACTTATGAGTCCTACCTGCTCCTCCAGATCTCGGATCTCTCTGAGGATCGTTCCGGTGTCCTCGATGGTTTGTATCAACTGATTGCAGTTCTGAAAGCATGGCGACATGTTTTAGGTATTGAATGCAAGACACTGACAACTGTGGGTTCAGTGGAGGAGACAAGGTCTCACCTCATGAAGGGCAGCCAGGTACTTGTAGGATTTGCGCACAGACTCGTCTTTTTTAGCATCCTtgagtcagaaaaaaataataaatcaagatGATAACGCAAgcattttttcatcatattGTTTCTCCCAATTGCTcttcattattttatattattttatttaaaaaaatgcacccTTCTTGATTCCTGCTCATTTCTTTGCATGTTTGTCAAAATTAGATGTTTATAATAATGTAACTTTAAATCTAAATCAAAATAACGACTGAACAGAAAATACAGTCTTTAAATGaaggttttcatttttaaggagaaaaaaaatcctacaTGGCCCTGTGAGAAAAAGTGATTTAAgtgtgacaaaaaataaaaatcatggaAGATGAACAGTATTTCACACCACTGTatgcttcttttcatttcttcttcagaGTTAACATCTTAATATTGACACATGATGTTTCCATTACTTctctttctattttttaaattaccacaatttccggactatagaatatattagccacacccactaaatttaagaaggaaaatagatgttgttcatacataagttgCACCGGTCTATCAGCTGCAGTACTAAGTCAAAGTAGTGGCTtacagtccagaaattacggtacccttcatttttcattcactcaAATCGCACAATTTGGATATTGCTACCTTGTcattcatctttcatttcaaatacatgaaaaacatggagcatggatgagaggaaggaaaaaataTTAACCCAGGATTCGAGCACATGTCTGCACTACCTTGAAGATAAGCTCATCTGTCACAGCAAAGGTCCGGTCCAGTTTTCCTGTCAGGTTGTTGATCTCCTTCTGCAGCTCCTTGGTATCAGACAAAACCTGCCACCAGCAAGGACTTACAGGTCAGTAGTTCCCAAAAATGAGCAGTACCGAGTCATGATTTCAAGTCACCTTGATAATTTCCTCCTTCTGCTTCTTGATGTTGCTCACAATCTCCAGGATTCTCTCCGTGTACGCCGACCGTGAGGCATCCTGAGGAAGGCTCTCCAACTCTGACACCTTTATCGATGAGAACACAGCAATGAAGTCACATGCAActatcaccatgacaacagactTGATAATAAGGATCCTTGAGCTGCCAAATTTACAACTTAATCAAGTCCACAAGTgaacaatgcaaaacaaaagattaAAATGGTTGTAATAATGGGGCTGAAATCTTCCTACCAGTTGTTTGtgcatttcttctttcttcttggCCTCCTCTGTTGCCACTCGGATCTTTTCATGCAAGGActtcatttcagacagttttctCGAAGATTCCAGCTGAAAGAAATGAATAGGCAGGTTGAATGACGTAATGTAAAGGACGAGATGGTGACCCATTTGCGCTCCACTTACATCCTGACTGCTGCAGATCTCCTTAAGCCTGCGGTGCTCCTCGATGAGTGGAGCTCTGTGTTTCTCCCACTGTGAAGCCAGGTGGACCACCCTCTTGCTGCTGGCCTCCACCACAGCCTGACAGGGACCAGAACGTGTTGAACCTCCAGTCGCCTCGCCGACCGCGCTCGGTAACGCTTTCGTACCTGAAGCTTTGCGACGTTGTCGTCGGCGTCAGGCAGAAGGTCGATggttttcttcttcacctgaaTCTTTTCTTCCTGATCAGTATTGGCCAGCTGTGTCTGTGTCAACTCATCCAACacctgcaggaaaaaaaaaaatcatcatccaAGACACCTTCAGCTTCATCATACTGAACAATCACAATCTTATataacaaatacatttgcatgCACTAGCACCAGACACCAACACTACACTAAACAACAACACTCAGAGTGAAAAtttggagagtgtgtgtgtgtgtgtgtgtgtgacctgcgaATGAGTAACATTCATGTGCTTCATATCTGCAGTCAGCTGATCCAACTCAGAGCAAAGCTTCTGGAATTGCTGCTGTAGGAGAgacagctcctcctgctggcgGAGCTGGATCTCAGTCTCTGACTGACGTCCAGTTGGGATAGGGATCGGGGTTGGCACCGCTGCTGTctcctgaacacacaaacatagTAAGTGAGACCACCAAACTGCACCTACTCCTGAGTGCTTCCGCATCACCTGGGTGAAGGTGAACTTCTGTGTGTGGGTAAAGTGGGAGCCCTTGGCCAGAATGTGATCAGGAGTTGTGGAACTTCTAAAGGTCTGCAGTAGCTCAGCGAGGTCGGTGTTGGAGCGAAGACCAGCAGAAGCATTTTCAGATGAAGGGAGAGCTGCTGACCGCAACTGTTCTTGGATGCGCTTCCGCAGTCGAGTCCGCTTTCTGGCTCTGTAgtcctgttaaaaaaaatgggagACATTCTTACCTGCTGATCATTCAATATTCATTTTGTTGACGCAGAGCAGGAACTCGAAGAAATGTCATGAATCCTACCTGCGGTGTGAGTCGAGAGAGGAGCCCCTGAGTGTTCCACTCGTTGTCCCACTCATGAGCAGCACTCAGCTCAGCAGCGTGCTCCTCCAAAATGGAAGCCACCACAGTGGGAGGATGGCAGGACTGGGCCGTCACCGGGAGGAGGACGTTCCGCTGGTAGTCGATTTGTTCTGAGCAAACACATTTAGGGGGTTTCAGttcaaaacagacaaaatatatgTGTGGTGTCGTGAGAATCGAACAGGGGTGAGCAATTCTTTTTCTCATCCCTCACCCTTCAGCGCTTTCTTCCCAGGGTCTTTGTCGCAGTGTGGTAAACTGAGCGGCTGAGTGTGGAAGCTGTTTACGGCGCCAAAAACCTGAAGGAGAAAAGTTCGCTAAATGATTAACTGATCAATGAATCATTCACAGCCAGTGATCTGACCAAAGGCTCGAACACACCCAAAGAATCTTCCAACTAAAGACTGTAAGGCTGATAACAAAATAATTGCTGTATTTTTAAGAGGACCTCAGCACCACCCCCCTCACCTACTCTAAAACTTTGGAAAGATGCTCGCTTTGACTCTGACTCAGCATGAAGGACAGACTGATCTTGTACAGTTATTTACATGCGTTCCAGCCAGCAAGGGCAGGCGGCAATTTGGAGGCAGCCACGGAACAGTCAGCTGGGACTTGATAGCTGCTGCAATGGATCGCTGGAGGACAGATTTACctagaaaaaaaatggaggttGGCCATTAAGAGCAGGACTGAAACATCCTATGCGAGTGTGGCTGGAGAGGATCATCTTACCCGTAGGCTGGTCTGAGTCTTCAGCTCTTTCTCTGGGCAGCTTCTCCACCAGGAACATGAGCAGCGAGCGAATCTCTGGTTCGTTACTGTATAGAAAGGTCTGATAGCCAATCTCACCTCGATAACCAACATCCTGAAACAGAGGACCAAAGGAAACCAAGTCACTAAGACGTCTAGAACTCAAATCTTTGGATGAgatcaatcaataaataaatggaacaaCAATAACAT
This portion of the Synchiropus splendidus isolate RoL2022-P1 chromosome 18, RoL_Sspl_1.0, whole genome shotgun sequence genome encodes:
- the ccdc22 gene encoding coiled-coil domain-containing protein 22 isoform X2, with protein sequence MEEVDNILIHALRQVGTEVSEDVTSVKEFTSELIVEAVVRCVRVIDSGLGNALPTSLPPGMSARFRVGMSLAQACQDVGYRGEIGYQTFLYSNEPEIRSLLMFLVEKLPRERAEDSDQPTGKSVLQRSIAAAIKSQLTVPWLPPNCRLPLLAGTHVFGAVNSFHTQPLSLPHCDKDPGKKALKEQIDYQRNVLLPVTAQSCHPPTVVASILEEHAAELSAAHEWDNEWNTQGLLSRLTPQDYRARKRTRLRKRIQEQLRSAALPSSENASAGLRSNTDLAELLQTFRSSTTPDHILAKGSHFTHTQKFTFTQETAAVPTPIPIPTGRQSETEIQLRQQEELSLLQQQFQKLCSELDQLTADMKHMNVTHSQVLDELTQTQLANTDQEEKIQVKKKTIDLLPDADDNVAKLQAVVEASSKRVVHLASQWEKHRAPLIEEHRRLKEICSSQDLESSRKLSEMKSLHEKIRVATEEAKKKEEMHKQLVSELESLPQDASRSAYTERILEIVSNIKKQKEEIIKVLSDTKELQKEINNLTGKLDRTFAVTDELIFKDAKKDESVRKSYKYLAALHENCNQLIQTIEDTGTILREIRDLEEQIEAEAGNKTVANLERILEDYKAIRLENSSLAAKVREG
- the ccdc22 gene encoding coiled-coil domain-containing protein 22 isoform X1, with amino-acid sequence MEEVDNILIHALRQVGTEVSEDVTSVKEFTSELIVEAVVRCVRVIDSGLGNALPTSLPPGMSARFRVGMSLAQACQDVGYRGEIGYQTFLYSNEPEIRSLLMFLVEKLPRERAEDSDQPTGKSVLQRSIAAAIKSQLTVPWLPPNCRLPLLAGTHVFGAVNSFHTQPLSLPHCDKDPGKKALKEQIDYQRNVLLPVTAQSCHPPTVVASILEEHAAELSAAHEWDNEWNTQGLLSRLTPQDYRARKRTRLRKRIQEQLRSAALPSSENASAGLRSNTDLAELLQTFRSSTTPDHILAKGSHFTHTQKFTFTQVMRKHSGVGAVWWSHLLCLCVQETAAVPTPIPIPTGRQSETEIQLRQQEELSLLQQQFQKLCSELDQLTADMKHMNVTHSQVLDELTQTQLANTDQEEKIQVKKKTIDLLPDADDNVAKLQAVVEASSKRVVHLASQWEKHRAPLIEEHRRLKEICSSQDLESSRKLSEMKSLHEKIRVATEEAKKKEEMHKQLVSELESLPQDASRSAYTERILEIVSNIKKQKEEIIKVLSDTKELQKEINNLTGKLDRTFAVTDELIFKDAKKDESVRKSYKYLAALHENCNQLIQTIEDTGTILREIRDLEEQIEAEAGNKTVANLERILEDYKAIRLENSSLAAKVREG